The following proteins come from a genomic window of Alosa sapidissima isolate fAloSap1 chromosome 22, fAloSap1.pri, whole genome shotgun sequence:
- the n6amt1 gene encoding methyltransferase N6AMT1: MSYPTPLFGHVGRGTFADVYEPAEDSFLLIDALEQDAHRLQHLRPTICLEIGCGSGVVSAFLASVTGPEALYLCTDVNPAAAECAAETAVCNGVSLQPVITDLIESFLPRLSGEVDILLFNPPYVVTPPEEVGGCGIEAAWAGGDRGREVMDRLFPMVTQLLSNQGLFYLVTIAENDPEEILRVLAGFGLQGEVCLARRAGSERLSILRFSRAPSESQVAVSVS, encoded by the exons ATGTCATACCCTACACCTCTGTTCGGCCATGTTGGACGTGGTACCTTTGCTGACGTCTATGAGCCTGCAGAGGATTCTTTCCTGTTGATCGATGCTTTGGAGCAGGATGCCCATCGACTGCAACACCTCAG ACCCACAATTTGTCTGGAGATTGGCTGTGGGTCAGGAGTGGTGTCTGCTTTCCTGGCCTCAGTGACTGGCCCAGAAGCTCTGTACCT ATGTACTGATGTGAATCCAGCAGCAGCTGAGTGTGCTGCTGAGACAGCAGTCTGCAATGGCGTTAGCCTGCAGCCAGTCATCACAGAtttg ATTGAATCATTTCTCCCAAGGCTCAGTGGTGAAGTAGACATTCTTCTGTTCAACCCACCATATGTCGTCACTCCTCCAGAGGAG GTCGGTGGATGTGGCATTGAAGCGGCATGGGCGGGTGGTGACCGTGGCCGAGAGGTGATGGACAGACTTTTCCCCATGGTAACCCAGCTGCTGTCCAACCAGGGCCTCTTTTACCTGGTTACAATAGCAGagaatgacccag AGGAAATATTGCGTGTACTGGCAGGATTCGGCCTGCAGGGGGAAGTGTGTCTGGCTCGGCGTGCAGGCAGTGAACGGCTGTCCATCCTGCGCTTCAGTCGAGCGCCGTCAGAGTCGCAAGTGGCTGTATCTGTGAGTTGA